AGCAGCCGAGGCTCCGGATTCTTGAGGAGAGGCACAAAAGCTCTGTAACCATTCTCCAGCCTGGTTCCTGTGAACATAGCCGTGTGCTATCTCCACCCGTCAACCAGTCTCCACCCTTCAGAAGCCCAAGATTCCAGGACCCAACACTAAAGACTACCcactggccgtggtggctcatgcctgtaatcccagcattttgggaggccgagagttccagactagcctggccaatttggtgaaacccagtctctactaaaaatacaaacaaacaaacaaaaaaatagccaggcatggtggtgggcgcctgtaatgccagctactccagaggctgaggcaggagaatcgcttgaatccaggaggcggaggttgcagtgagccaagatcatgccactgtttcagcctgggtgacagagcaagactccatcacaataaataaataaataaataaataaataaataaatagatagatagataaataaaaagactaccttgccgggtacagtggctcacgcctataatcccggcactttgggaggctgaggtgggtggatcaactgaggtcaggagttcaagaccaacttggccaacatggtgaaaccccgtctctactaaaaaattagttggacctggtggcaggcgcctgtagtcccagctacgagggaggctcataggagaatcacttgaacccgggaggcagaggttgcaatgagctgagatcgcccattgcactccagcctgaacaactggacaacaagagcgaaactccgtctccaaaaaacaaaacaaaacaaaacaaacaaacaaactacctTGAGCTAGTGGATCTTACTTCTTCCCCTTAGGTATGGACTTAGGGGAGAGTATGTGTCAGATAACCTATTATTATAGAGGTAGTGCCCTTCCTTAGGCTGACTAGAGATAGTCAATTTGGATCTAGTTGAGGGCGTTCTGTTTTTTGAGggtgttctgtttttttaatttggttttggttgtttttggttttgtttttggaggcagggtcttgttatgttgcccaggctagtctcaaactcctgccctctatcaattctcccgccttggcctctcaaagtgctgagattacaagcatgaaccactgtgcccagccttggatGCCTTGTTTTAAAGATAAGGTTCATAATCTATCTTGAAGGCATTGTTCTGTTTCTGGGGAACATTCCTGAGCCTCTACCTGGTGGCCCACGCTCCACCTTACAAACGTAGTAGGTGCTTCGAGCTGTAAGGTATTTGCTGGCATACTCTGCATGGGTGGGCTTCATCAGGAAAAGCATCTTCATTTTCCCCGTTTGTTCACACAAATCGATGGTGCCTGGAGGGAGATCACAGGGTAATTGGGGCAGCTAAGGAAAGAGAGTGGGAGCAAAAGGAGCCAGTGATCCTATACAGAATGGGTTGGAGGAAGCTGTAAGGATATGAGGAACTCCCTTCTTGCCAGGAGGAGGGCTTGGGGGTTAGAGATGACCCAACTCCTTCTGACCTTTGGCCATTAGTCCCCTCCCCAAGCTCCTCACTTGTTTTAGGCAACTTTACTTTACTGCGGATGTAATACAGCAACACAACGACAGCACAGTTGGTATTGACCAGAAACTGCTGATTATCTGAGAAGAGACAGGATGGGACACATGGGCCTGTTTCTGTGATCTCCACTGCCCTCAGATCCCTCCACCCCCATCCACAGACTCTAGTTCTATGCTGCCCCTCACCTCCATGTTTGATGAAGATGAACATGCCCTCAGGATCGCCTCACTCTTCACAAAATGCCCTGATGAGTCATGCAGAAGGAGGTGTTCTAGAAGCCTTGTGTGGGGCAAATAGGCCTATAGGGTTGGTGGACTGGAGAGGCAGATGGATTTCATAGGCTGAggatgcccaggctggacaggCAGGAGAGAGCTGTTGGTAGTTGTGGATAACCAGTATCCCCAGGGGTGGGGCCTGAGGCTGCAGTTGAGGGATTATGAGGTCAGAAGTGGCAGGTGTGGCCAAAAAGTGGAGTAATGATAAGGAGAGAAAAACTTGGGTACTTGGGTGGGGTATGTTAAAGATTAGTTGGAAAGGGGGGGCAACATGGTAAgtctaactctttttttttttttttttttttttttttttagacggattctacctctgttgtccaggctggagtgcagtggcacagtcttagctcactgcaacctccgcctcctggattcaagcgattctcccgcctcagcctcctgagtagctgggattacaggagcgcaccaccatgcccggctaatttttgtatttttagtagagacagggtttcaccatgttggccaggctgatctcgatctcctgaccttgtgatccacccgcctcagcctcccaaagtgctgggattacaggcgtaagccaccacgcccagcccattctAAGTCTAACTCTAAACTAAACCCTGGAATGAGTGCAGGGCACCTGGAAAAAAGTCAGTTTCCAGAACAGTACTCTTTTTCTAGCGAATTGGTAATACTCCTGCCTCCACAGCATAAATGTACTActcctttttcttcccctcccaccctccttgtATCCCATGTTTCCCCTACTCCTCACCCCCATGACAGACATTTTTGATGATTATCAACAGAAACTTTATTTCTCATCGGTTCAGGAACAATCAGAGGGTagatggaaagaggaagggagagaaagagggagggaggaagaatcCTGTGGAAAGGAAGGGCCAGACTGAGGGAGATGAAAAACATGTACAGGGCAAAAGGGTAATTCTCAAGTGGGGAATGCCGAATGAAGAGGCGCTTACATGGGGACACAAAATTCCAAATCAGCCACAGTGGGGTGAGGTGACTATGAGACGCGGATGGGTTGAATGAAGGAAAGTTAGTACCACTTAGGGCTACAGGACCCTGGGGTTCTTCTGTCAGAGGATTGGGGTTCAGGTTTCAGGCTTCAGGGTGTAACATGGGGGGGCCCAGTAGGGGCTATGCTGGTTGCATGGGGAGGGCCCAGGCCCCTCCCCGAGGGCCCCTCCTTTTGGGGGAATCTCACTGACGAGGCAGAGTCGTTCACTGTAGTCTGGCTGCAGACTCTCAGCCAGTCCCTTAGACACACCACTCCAGGCCTAAAGACAGATATGTCCAGGTCAGGGGTCAATTAGGGGCAGGAAGTAAAATACTGAGCTCTGTGCCAAAGGAGTACTCATGATGTCTGCAACCACTGTAATTGATTACAGAAGGGATACACAGACTCCTGGGCCCCCAATACCAGTTTCCATCTGCCTCACTCAATCTATAATCTGCgcttctgtgtgtgtctctctctgcaTAGTCCATCCCCCATTTGGTCGGCCACATCCTGACAGTTAGCGCAGggcctccttctctctcctctctgcccccacccccacactctGTCTGTCTTGCTGGCAGGCAGTTGGCAGTTGATAGACTGCAGCATGCTTATGACAGCGTTCTCACCGAAAAGTTCCCGTGGTATTCAGTAACAAGATCCTCTAGGTTCTTCAGGGTGGGAATTCGGGGCATCGTCCTgacagaggagaaagagggagcagGAGCACATAGGTTAAAGCTTTTTTATCACCCTTCTCCCAGTTGTCCCATATGAAATAAAGTGATTCTGTGTTCTCTGTGCCTGTGGCTTCCTTCCATCACCAAACTCTCTTGGGTAATCTCTCATTTCTTACTGTCTCATCCTTTACTCCTAAAGACCCTGCAAAACCCTCCTCTGCTATTCTCAGCTACTGTTCCCCTTATTTTTCTGGGCTTCTCCAAATCTCACCGTTCCAGCCAGAAATACACACAGAGAAGGCTGATAATCAATCCCATGGAGCCAACGGAGATAACCACGGCTTCCAATGCAAACAGGAAAggattctctacagaaaaaagaaaagcaaagtggaCCTTATATTTGTTGTGcgcctactacatgccaggcactggtgccaggcactgtgctgaagATATATACtctgtttaatcctcacaacagctccTGTGAGGCAGGAACAATTATCTCCATCTTATATCTCAGGAAACAGAATCCAAGAGTTTAGTGATGTACCCAAGGCCAAAGAGGTAGTAGTATGTGGCAGAGCCTAGATCCAGCTGGTTCCAAAGCCATCTTCACTTTGCAGGCTCTCTAGGAATGCTTCAGGGAAATCCTATACACTCTATAGCCCCCTTGAGTACCCCTAAGCCTCCTTCTCAATCCACCCCCTCTAACAACACACTAACCCAACCCTACACAGAAAAACCTTGATTTCTAGAGGTTGGGGTTGGACAGTGTGGGGAGATGGGGCACCAAGTTTGGGGGCTTTAGTGATAGGGGAGTGGAGCAAAACACAATGGTGTTAGAAAGGCTGGGGTGTTGGGCTTATGGATTGGGGTCCTGTGGGCCCATTTTACCTTTTGAACTATTGCTCCCCCAGTGGATTGGGTGGCTCCATTCACTCCAATGCTGAGCACTTCCACAGAGTGGGTTAAAGCGGCTCCGAACACGAAACGTGTAGCGTTTCTGCCCATCCACACTAGGCAGGGAGAACTTATGTCTATAATCCACTGACTGTTCCTTGAGGAAAAAGAGGATGAGGGAAAGTAGGTGTCtgtgagagaagagagaattaAAACATACCCCTGAACACCCACCAGTATCATCTCTGCTACTTCCCAGTTTCTCTCTCCTGAGTACTCAAGCCACACTGCTCCCTTCACTGACTTGAATCTAATGCCTCCCCTCTGGATCCCCTTAATGGCTtccttttatttacttgtttatctgGTATCAGGAAGAGTATGGGTAGGGAATCCTTAATGAAAACTCACTggtgtcaggcatggtggcttacacctgtaatcccatcactttgggaggccaaggtgggcagatcacctgaggtcaggagttcaagaccagcctggccaacatggcaaaacactgcctttagtaaaaatacaaaaattagtcaggcatggttgtgcatgctcccagctactcgggaggctgaagcaggagaatcacttgaacccgggagacagaggttgcagtgggcccaagatcgccccactacactcaagcctgggtaacagagtgaggccatctcaaaaaaaaaaaaaaaaagaaagaaagaaagaaaagaaaagaaaagaaaaaaagaaaactcactggGGATTACAGGGAAAGGAGTTGGAGGAGGGAGGGTAGGGGGTGAGCagagaagctgggaggcagagaacAGGAGCTTGATATTAGGTCCTCCTATCTGTCTGGTTGAATCCTTTAGCCCCACTTGCTTGGCCTTAGCTGCTACATTCACATCCCTAGTCACTCACAGTCCAGCTGTGGTCCCAGTCAGTCCGGTACTGCACCAAGTGCTCCAAACAGTGGTTCAAGAATCTGTTGTTCCAGTTCAGTTCTAGCTGGGATTCACTCAGTTTGCGAAGTGTTAGGTTCTCCGGAGCCCAGGGGATCACTGGAGATATGCGTGTGTATGTGGTCATTCCCCTGGCCTAGATAAGTCAGGATCCTGAAGGTAGTGCCCCTAATACCTCCTCCCTTCCCATCCTGATCCCCTACCTCCTTTTTTCTGCCCATCTACCCTTATGATAAAATAACACTACTCCGTAGACTCCAATGTCCCACAGTATCCCTGGTCTCTTGACCCTTTCTTTCCAAATTACCCAGATTCTGCAGTTTTAGCATCTGTGTGGCCTGTCTCCTGGGTTCCCGTGGGTCCTGGAGCTGAACAACAAATGTTTGGTAGAGGTGGATCTCCTTTTTTTGCAACTGACAGCCAGAAGTGATTTCTTCAGAGAATAGATAGTGGCTGCACTTCTGGACTTTATCATTATCCGAATTCTTGTACCTAGAGGAGAAAGGTTGGAAGGAAGAGGAACAGTGGGGCCAATCTGGGTACCGCAGCTATCCAGAGCCTAGCCTCATCTCCCCTCAACCGACTTATGACTTACCCCAGGAGAAAACAGTGGGGCACCTGGGAGACTTGGTACCCTCTTTCTTGGTCTCTGATCCAACCCACCTCTTGTTCTTCCCCTCCCCATCTTCCCTTCCCATACCAGTAATGCAGAGTGAGGTTGGTAGGCTGGGGCTCAGAGCTGCTGTTCCAGGTGCAATTCATGTACTCGACATTGAACACAAAACACTGAACCTCTGGGAGGGGCAGAGTGGAAACACTGAGGGAGTCAGTGGGCATAGAGGTCAGGAAGAAATCTAGATTGGGAAGAAAatgaaggcagggagggaaagagaagaaatgatggtcagaaggaagaggctgagcatggtggctaatgtctgtaatcctggtgctctgaaaggctgaggcaggaggatcactagaggccaggagtttgagaccagcctgggcaacatagcgagaccctgcctcaaaagaaagaaacaaacaaacaaaaaagaaagaagaagtagcATGAGGCAGGGaaccctcccccttccccttcccattcTACTTTTCAATTCTGCCCACATGATTGTAATGGCCAGTGGCAGGTTCCAGATTTCTGTACAGCCCCTTCCCACAGCCACCCTTCTCACCAGCCCCCTCCAGTCCCAGATTTCCCACCAGTTGTGGCGTCTTCATTCCCATTGGGCGTCAGAATTGCCGTGTTCAGCGCCACTCCCAGCAGGGGCAGCTGCAGGACTAAGAGGGATCTGAATGGTAATGATGGCTTCAACATGGCGCTTGCTCTTCATTCCCTGGGTGTAGTTTGTCTGTGTCAGGAACCTGGGTCCCTCAcccaccacccctccccacccacacatTTCCTCTGTCATAGCTTCCGGTGGAAAGAACCTTATAAACCAGGGCTTTACAGAGGGTGTGGCAAATGTGTGCTGTGTGACAAAGGCCAAGTCCTCTCAGAGATTAGGTGCTGCTGTAAGGTGGCAAACATAAACTAAGGCTGGATATACAATAGTGTCAGAGACTCAAAAATCCTCAGTCCACCTAGATCCTGGGAAGGATCTGTTCACTACCACTGGCACCATTCTCAACCACCTTCTCCTCTAAATCACTACCTTCTATAATGGAAGTTCTGAACCCCACCCCCGACATCACCATCCTATGCCATGCCTCTTCCTTGACTCGGTCACCCTTAAATCTCTGTCAAAGCTCTACTGTTTTGGGAGGATGGAAAATACCGTCTTGGCTCCTGTGGGCACATATACAGCTGTCTTTCCTCTGATCTAATCCAAACCAGAATACCCACCCTTAGCTGCTGCCTGAGCTGGGTCCCTGTTGAGACTGGCGAGGAAGTGTGACTTATAATAGAAAAAGATTCTAGAAATGGAGAAACAACAATACTAGCTTCAAGCTTCCCATCTTCCCCCAACtctgcttctcttcctgccttcccCACCTCAGTCGATGGTATCGTCACCCTCTCGGTCACCCAAACTTGAAACCTCAGAATCAGCTTcaatttctcctcctctctcacccGGAGAATATAACCCACTCTGCTTCTCTGGTGTTTCTCCCAACAGTTTCCTCCTTTCCATTACCACAGCCACTCTGCTAAATCAGTCTTTCATTAGCTCTAGTCATGATTCTTTCTAGACTCCACCAACTGGCCTCCCTTTCAAAAGGTCCTCTGCTCTCTAATCCATTCTTCAAGTTGTTGCCAGTTTTACCTTCCCGCAAAACACAGAGCTGATTGGAGAATCAGAAactatttattcagcaaacatttattaagtctttaatatgtgccaggcactgtgcttatgTTCTGGAAATAGACCAATAAGACATCCTCATATTTCCAGATGCTCACAAAAAAGTGGGGAAGACATAAACAAGTAATACAATACAGTGTAACAAGTCCTATAGCATAAATGTAGAGATACTACAAAGTATGTGAGCACAGAAGAGGAAGTAACTAAATTTACCAAGATGGAGAGAGGGGTAGTTTAGTGAAGGCTGTGCTGAAGAGGTGCTATTTCAGTGGCATCTAAAAGAATGAGTGTAATTTTACCAGACAGAAAGTGAGGTAGGATACCAAGCAAAGAAAAAGAGCACTTGCCTGGGAGTCTCAGGAAAACTGGACTATATGGCCCAGTTTAGTATTTAGTATGTATCTTTAGTATGTATTAGTTTGCTACGGCTGCCATAGTTATCCCCAAATTGAGTGGCTTaaaccaacagaaatttattctctcagccgggtgcagtggctcatgcctgtaatcccagcactttgggaggccaaggcaggtggactacttgaggagtttgagaccagcctggccaacctggtgaaaccccgtctctactaaaaatacaaaaatcagccagacatggtggcgcacacctgtaataccagctactcgggaggctgaaacacgagaatcacttgaatctgggaggcagaggttgcagtgagctaaaattgtgctactgcactccagcctgagcaacagagtgagacgccatcttaaataaataaataaataaataaataaataaataataaatattttttaaaaagggggaaaaaaaaaaaagacatgtattctctcacagttctggagcccagaagtctgaaatcagtgtggccagggttggttccttctggaggcacTGAGGAAGAAGTTGTTCCATGCCTCTCTTCTAGTCTCTGGTGGCTGCCATCAATCCTTGgtgctccttggcttgcagacacatcattccaatctctgcctccatctttgcATTACCTCTTCTTCTCCTTTACATCTCCTTTATCCTCCTCTTCTCTTACAGGGACACCTGTCATTGGATTTATGGCCCACCCTAATCAAGGGTGTTGTCTCCTAGGAGCTTTGCCTTAATTACAGCTGCTAAAAGCCTTTTGTCAAAGAAGGTGACATCCACAGGTTCCAAGtgaacatatctttttggagGCCACATTCAACCCACTACAGAGGGCATTCTCCAACTTAAAAGTCTTCAAAAGCTACTCATGGCCTTCAGAATAAAGTCCAAGCTCCAGTGATCAATTCCAGCCACACAGGATATGTCATATGCATTGACTCTCTCTGGAATTAGTCTCTTCCTTTCCGTAGGCTAAAATCCTTCAgagggcaaaactccgtctctaccaaaa
This portion of the Macaca thibetana thibetana isolate TM-01 chromosome X, ASM2454274v1, whole genome shotgun sequence genome encodes:
- the IL2RG gene encoding cytokine receptor common subunit gamma isoform X1, encoding MLKPSLPFRSLLVLQLPLLGVALNTAILTPNGNEDATTDFFLTSMPTDSLSVSTLPLPEVQCFVFNVEYMNCTWNSSSEPQPTNLTLHYWYKNSDNDKVQKCSHYLFSEEITSGCQLQKKEIHLYQTFVVQLQDPREPRRQATQMLKLQNLVIPWAPENLTLRKLSESQLELNWNNRFLNHCLEHLVQYRTDWDHSWTEQSVDYRHKFSLPSVDGQKRYTFRVRSRFNPLCGSAQHWSEWSHPIHWGSNSSKENPFLFALEAVVISVGSMGLIISLLCVYFWLERTMPRIPTLKNLEDLVTEYHGNFSAWSGVSKGLAESLQPDYSERLCLVSEIPPKGGALGEGPGPSPCNQHSPYWAPPCYTLKPET
- the IL2RG gene encoding cytokine receptor common subunit gamma isoform X2; the encoded protein is MPTDSLSVSTLPLPEVQCFVFNVEYMNCTWNSSSEPQPTNLTLHYWYKNSDNDKVQKCSHYLFSEEITSGCQLQKKEIHLYQTFVVQLQDPREPRRQATQMLKLQNLVIPWAPENLTLRKLSESQLELNWNNRFLNHCLEHLVQYRTDWDHSWTEQSVDYRHKFSLPSVDGQKRYTFRVRSRFNPLCGSAQHWSEWSHPIHWGSNSSKENPFLFALEAVVISVGSMGLIISLLCVYFWLERTMPRIPTLKNLEDLVTEYHGNFSAWSGVSKGLAESLQPDYSERLCLVSEIPPKGGALGEGPGPSPCNQHSPYWAPPCYTLKPET
- the CXHXorf65 gene encoding uncharacterized protein CXorf65 homolog, giving the protein MFIFIKHGDNQQFLVNTNCAVVVLLYYIRSKVKLPKTSTIDLCEQTGKMKMLFLMKPTHAEYASKYLTARSTYYVCKVERGPPGTRLENGYRAFVPLLKNPEPRLLVALRIQCDALERRRIQMLKMQEAKKVVIIEPTASVPSKLSGRSEKKKSTRKSPTFRNRPDLKKDKRRQLNKTTKQKK